From Vicugna pacos chromosome 6, VicPac4, whole genome shotgun sequence, a single genomic window includes:
- the DUOXA1 gene encoding dual oxidase maturation factor 1 encodes MAAFGHTFPFYAGPKPTFPMDTTLAVIIAIFLTSLIIFIIILPGIRGKMRLFWMLRVVTSLFIGTVILAANFSSEWSVGQVSTNMSYKAFSSEWISADVGLQIGLGGINITLTGTPVQQLNETINYNEEFTWHLGENYAEEYAEALEKGLPDPVLYLAEKFSPNSPCGLHGQYRLAGHYTSATLWVAFLCWLLANVMLSMPVLVYGSHMLLATGIFQLLGLFFFSMATSLTQPCPLRLGSAMLHTHRGPAFWITLTTGLLCVLLGLAMVVAHRMQPHRLKVLFSQSVGEHAVPEGNPEEGGFLSPRYRSTAESPEPQNIPLSEASSKAQCEEHPREPNCAL; translated from the exons ATGGCCGCTTTTGGACACACATTCCCCTTCTATGCTGGCCCCAAGCCGACCTTCCCAATGGACACCACCTTGGCTGTAATCATCGCCATCTTTCTGACTTCACtaatcatcttcatcatcatcctGCCAGGCATTCGGGGAAAGATG AGGCTGTTCTGGATGCTGCGGGTGGTGACCAGCTTATTCATCGGAACTGTGATCCTTG CTGCGAATTTCAGTTCTGAGTGGTCTGTGGGCCAGGTCAGCACCAACATGTCATACAAGGCCTTCAGTTCGGAATGGATCAGCGCTGATGTGGGGCTGCAGATTGGGCTGGGAGGAATCAACATCACGCTCACAG GGACCCCAGTGCAGCAGCTGAACGAGACCATCAATTACAATGAGGAGTTCACCTGGCACCTGGGGGAGAACTACGCTGAGGAGTATGCAGAGGCACTGGAGAAGGGGCTGCCAGACCCCGTGCTCTACCTGGCTGAGAAGTTCAGTCCAAACAGCCCATGTGGCCTGCATGGCCAGTACCGCCTGGCAGGACACTACACCTCGGCCACACTGTG GGTGGCATTCCTCTGCTGGCTGCTGGCCAACGTGATGCTGTCCATGCCCGTGCTGGTCTATGGCAGCCACATGCTGCTGGCCACAGGCATCTTCCAGCTGTTGGGACTGTTCTTCTTCTCCATGGCCACGTCACTCACCCAACCCTGTCCCCTGCGCCTGGGCTCCGCTATGCTGCACACTCACCGTGGGCCTGCCTTCTGGATCACACTGACCACAG GACTGCTTTGTGTGCTGCTGGGCCTGGCCATGGTGGTGGCCCACAGAATGCAGCCCCACAGGCTGAAGGTTTTATTCAGCCAGAGTGTCGGAGAGCATGCTGTACCGGAGGGGAATCCTGAGGAAGGGGGATTCCTGAGCCCTCGCTATCGGTCCACAGCTGAGAGTCCAGAGCCCCAGAACATTCCtctgtcagaggcttcctccaagGCACAATGTGAGGAGCACCCCAGAGAGCCCAACTGTGCCCTATAA